A portion of the Bifidobacterium sp. ESL0800 genome contains these proteins:
- a CDS encoding DUF6541 family protein, producing the protein MILVHVGASADKTSARQVGWPVMNTKWKQRLGHAALPICSVAGVLAAFGIVLAWFPKTGDMWNLPLQEIDAPAHYYFIRKLLREGLGAATRLWPNDAYYPPLFHILAASLVSLGNLLHIKINIYTAFNTVWLVTSGLVWPAGVSLWASYFTRKVDGRFVEGWRGLESSVHIALRPVKGKGKSTKRGLRHSSSPSGVATAAETLSAGGSEDDGWDEIVDSGSASCRPFSCAMMLIVPLLAVASASHPFQMLVSGPLIAFGLATTLLPFWLYATLCLFDAIAERYRISRWLVATVLLGLLCIFAHPRIAFTWLLLMAPFMLMRLPWKAIAGLFAAVVVCAVAFFFYMIGHYHSSRYFDPSSWFHTYKPNRTVPDALRVLFTDNVGGAAGWFMAVVVAAALVAALAVVLRYVKSRLVIIKFDGRADGEEVGDGSADANVSAGISADNPLCDAEKSVVAQSGNGKDDMSAAGLAGSDVLTDAGCDSDTVDSRGHRFPPRSTAPAHMMAKDAVSLVLAFVLVGLVYVCSTSLTGWFPNIVAAAWYRAETRPLTMIPFAVIPLLVFAACAVSCSCGGDDSGTDGTADTPHDSGSGAKVLQRAAGRVSAGWLSRNGGKAVSIMVLAALAISCQFGNVPRQVLGQSLASNTTLAGKPENEQLTRAKYDVLKQTVKLTGNASLIISDPLNGSMYGSAMFDANMLYPIYNAMHEKNGAIFAATESAFESGDPAKLTATTCPVDGKVPKYFLAMGPQAPSLQMFTFRQQYDTFHRQDLIDGYVKAGTLVKVRDFSSYGPYAKNWALYSIKCGQ; encoded by the coding sequence GTGATTTTGGTACATGTTGGGGCATCTGCGGATAAAACCTCGGCCCGGCAGGTAGGATGGCCGGTAATGAATACGAAATGGAAACAACGCTTGGGCCATGCCGCATTGCCGATATGTTCGGTTGCCGGCGTGCTGGCTGCATTCGGCATCGTCCTGGCATGGTTTCCCAAAACCGGGGACATGTGGAACCTGCCGTTGCAGGAGATCGATGCGCCGGCCCATTACTATTTCATTCGCAAGCTGCTGCGTGAAGGTCTCGGTGCCGCGACCCGGCTATGGCCGAACGACGCTTACTACCCGCCGTTGTTCCACATTCTTGCGGCCTCGCTCGTTTCACTCGGCAATCTTCTGCATATCAAAATCAATATCTACACTGCCTTCAACACCGTCTGGCTGGTGACTTCCGGGCTTGTCTGGCCGGCCGGGGTGTCGCTGTGGGCCAGCTATTTCACGCGAAAGGTCGATGGCAGATTCGTCGAAGGATGGCGCGGCCTCGAATCTTCCGTTCACATCGCTTTGAGACCCGTGAAGGGTAAAGGGAAATCAACGAAACGGGGGTTGCGTCATTCGTCTTCGCCTAGCGGTGTGGCAACGGCAGCCGAAACCCTTTCCGCCGGTGGCAGCGAAGACGACGGTTGGGATGAGATCGTCGATTCCGGTTCGGCTTCTTGTAGGCCTTTCTCGTGCGCGATGATGCTGATTGTGCCCTTGCTCGCGGTCGCTTCGGCCAGCCATCCGTTCCAGATGCTGGTCTCCGGCCCGCTGATCGCGTTCGGTTTGGCCACCACGCTCCTGCCGTTCTGGCTGTATGCGACGCTGTGTCTTTTCGACGCCATCGCAGAGCGCTACCGTATCTCACGGTGGTTGGTCGCGACCGTATTGCTCGGTCTGCTCTGCATCTTCGCGCACCCGCGCATCGCCTTCACCTGGCTGCTGTTGATGGCACCGTTCATGCTCATGCGCCTGCCGTGGAAAGCCATTGCCGGCCTGTTTGCTGCCGTTGTGGTCTGTGCGGTCGCATTCTTCTTCTATATGATCGGGCACTATCATTCGTCCCGCTATTTCGACCCGTCCAGCTGGTTCCATACCTACAAGCCCAACCGCACCGTGCCGGATGCCTTGCGCGTCTTGTTCACCGACAATGTAGGCGGTGCCGCCGGATGGTTCATGGCCGTGGTGGTCGCGGCCGCACTGGTGGCGGCGCTCGCTGTTGTATTGCGTTATGTCAAATCGAGACTTGTGATTATCAAATTCGACGGCCGCGCAGACGGTGAAGAGGTCGGTGACGGTTCGGCAGATGCCAACGTCTCCGCCGGTATTTCAGCCGATAATCCTCTCTGCGATGCCGAAAAATCGGTTGTTGCCCAATCTGGGAACGGCAAAGATGACATGTCCGCCGCTGGATTGGCTGGATCTGATGTCTTAACGGATGCCGGATGTGATTCCGACACGGTTGATTCCCGTGGCCACAGGTTCCCTCCGCGATCCACTGCCCCTGCGCACATGATGGCCAAAGACGCCGTGTCGCTGGTTCTCGCGTTTGTGCTGGTCGGGCTCGTGTATGTCTGCTCGACCTCGTTGACCGGATGGTTCCCGAATATCGTGGCCGCCGCATGGTATCGCGCCGAGACCCGGCCGCTGACGATGATTCCGTTCGCCGTCATCCCGCTGTTGGTCTTTGCGGCATGTGCGGTGTCCTGCTCGTGCGGAGGTGACGACAGCGGGACCGATGGCACTGCCGATACCCCGCATGATTCCGGTTCGGGCGCGAAGGTCTTGCAACGTGCTGCCGGTCGGGTCTCCGCAGGCTGGCTTTCACGCAACGGCGGGAAGGCGGTGTCGATCATGGTGTTGGCGGCGCTCGCGATTTCCTGCCAGTTCGGCAATGTGCCGCGCCAGGTCTTGGGGCAGTCATTGGCTTCCAATACCACGTTGGCGGGCAAACCCGAAAACGAACAGCTTACGCGCGCCAAATATGACGTGCTGAAGCAAACCGTCAAACTGACCGGTAACGCCTCGTTGATCATCTCCGATCCGCTCAACGGTTCGATGTACGGCTCGGCGATGTTCGACGCCAATATGCTCTATCCGATCTACAACGCGATGCATGAAAAGAACGGTGCGATCTTCGCGGCCACCGAATCGGCGTTCGAATCGGGAGACCCTGCGAAGCTGACCGCCACGACCTGCCCCGTCGACGGCAAGGTGCCGAAATACTTCCTGGCGATGGGCCCGCAGGCGCCGAGTCTGCAGATGTTCACGTTCCGCCAGCAGTACGATACGTTCCATCGTCAGGACCTGATCGACGGCTATGTGAAGGCTGGTACGCTCGTCAAGGTGCGTGATTTCAGCTCTTACGGTCCTTATGCCAAAAATTGGGCGCTTTACAGCATCAAGTGCGGGCAGTAA
- a CDS encoding ABC transporter permease has product MMLLVAGIMIFGVVFASAVSSASGKAHGDAYQAQAPVAVIRPNAAMESTLKGDDVASVKKYMSFDDYGTYAMSLQQIGVQQPQFSIGMSLPMRQTGSIKAIPGQNDASTKKTGGETTLYGYFDKDGVTINPWGAFKVTQGKSLDYQAKDGKNVLVSVAFARKNNLHVGSTFKLGNPETTDTYQLKVRGIYTYTDPAPAGHGSDAKLAKDNRDNAIYAEPMVLTANKLFSENPKGWLNPRYDVGFKLENVDQYKAFARAAKSMKLPKGYEISSPTLDRYNNKLKPLDSLNNVMGKVRIGLYAGGGVVLLLLVGLALRRRTEEIRMDMIIGVTRARVGWQFSLETLMPMVPGLLIGGIAGALSAKPLGRALAGGIATPAVSACWMAMWYSIAIVAALAVIAFFRAVFAGTSHIFDVRDTLSNNNTEAQA; this is encoded by the coding sequence ATGATGCTCCTTGTCGCCGGAATCATGATATTCGGCGTCGTATTCGCCTCTGCCGTATCCAGCGCGTCCGGCAAAGCGCATGGCGATGCGTATCAGGCACAGGCGCCTGTCGCCGTTATCCGTCCAAACGCCGCGATGGAGAGCACGCTCAAGGGTGACGACGTTGCAAGCGTGAAGAAGTACATGTCCTTCGACGACTACGGTACGTACGCGATGTCGTTGCAACAGATCGGCGTGCAACAGCCGCAATTCTCCATCGGGATGTCGCTGCCGATGCGCCAGACCGGCTCGATCAAGGCTATACCGGGTCAAAACGACGCAAGCACCAAGAAAACCGGCGGTGAAACCACGCTTTACGGATACTTCGACAAAGACGGCGTCACCATCAACCCTTGGGGCGCTTTCAAGGTAACCCAAGGAAAATCCTTGGACTACCAAGCCAAAGACGGCAAGAACGTGCTGGTATCCGTTGCCTTCGCCCGCAAGAACAACCTGCATGTAGGCAGCACGTTCAAGCTCGGCAATCCCGAGACAACAGACACCTACCAACTCAAAGTGCGTGGCATCTACACGTACACCGACCCCGCGCCGGCCGGGCACGGCAGCGACGCGAAACTGGCCAAGGACAACCGCGACAACGCCATCTACGCCGAACCGATGGTCCTGACCGCGAACAAACTCTTCAGCGAAAACCCCAAAGGCTGGCTGAACCCACGTTATGACGTCGGATTCAAACTCGAAAACGTCGACCAATACAAGGCCTTCGCACGAGCGGCCAAATCGATGAAGCTGCCGAAGGGCTATGAAATCAGCTCGCCGACGCTCGACCGCTACAACAACAAGCTCAAACCGTTGGATTCGCTGAACAACGTGATGGGCAAAGTTCGTATCGGCCTCTACGCAGGCGGCGGCGTCGTTTTGCTGCTGCTCGTAGGGCTCGCGCTGCGTCGACGCACCGAAGAGATCAGGATGGACATGATCATCGGCGTCACCCGCGCCCGTGTGGGCTGGCAGTTCTCTTTGGAGACCTTGATGCCTATGGTTCCGGGACTGTTGATCGGCGGGATCGCCGGGGCGCTGTCCGCCAAACCGTTGGGGCGTGCGTTGGCCGGAGGAATCGCCACACCTGCCGTATCCGCGTGCTGGATGGCCATGTGGTACTCCATCGCCATCGTTGCCGCACTGGCTGTCATCGCCTTCTTCCGGGCTGTTTTCGCTGGCACTTCCCATATCTTCGACGTACGAGACACCCTGTCTAATAACAACACGGAGGCTCAAGCATGA
- a CDS encoding ATP-binding cassette domain-containing protein codes for MSKNTDSKDTAMNNEPNDKEQDNQGENAKDTSAVDYDVVFDDDDDALDLGSLAASGQGPDDVADSDDGDDGDDANNDIHDEDSSTADAKAEESIDDKAIADGAAASNAHRVNETLGLAVQAEDELNVHVAKSPAIEPATALSSRLDKETIAEADILLKPNPTFALDHVTFTNRKSGRNVLDNIDWGFFAGSLYAITKADDEQRRALLAVSAGFYRPDSGQVMVKSQSLLELETNEIRGHRIGLITQRYSLRGDLDALTNLTFTMRASGRTFLKPIPVVARDVLKYVDFGEAATGVKATDLKPVDQRRLAIARAICCEATVILADDPVGGLKGDDREAILGLLSRIAHAQDPKRCVIVLVPGFGAESAETASNSTAEDTDSDAEADEYTSETDYEAKADKVYSF; via the coding sequence ATGAGTAAGAACACCGATTCGAAAGACACAGCCATGAACAACGAGCCGAATGATAAAGAACAGGACAATCAGGGCGAAAACGCAAAGGACACTTCGGCGGTCGACTATGATGTCGTTTTCGACGATGACGATGATGCCCTTGACCTCGGCAGCCTGGCAGCTTCCGGCCAAGGTCCTGACGACGTTGCCGACAGTGACGACGGTGACGACGGTGACGACGCGAATAACGACATACACGACGAGGATTCTTCCACGGCGGACGCGAAAGCCGAAGAGAGCATCGACGACAAGGCCATTGCCGACGGCGCAGCGGCTTCGAACGCGCACCGTGTCAACGAAACCCTCGGATTGGCCGTGCAGGCTGAGGACGAGTTGAACGTACACGTTGCAAAGTCCCCCGCCATCGAACCGGCCACCGCGCTTTCTTCGCGACTCGACAAAGAGACCATCGCCGAAGCCGACATCCTGCTGAAGCCGAATCCGACCTTCGCACTCGATCATGTCACCTTCACCAATCGCAAATCCGGTCGAAACGTTTTGGACAACATCGATTGGGGCTTCTTTGCCGGCTCGCTCTACGCCATCACCAAGGCCGACGACGAGCAACGTCGGGCGCTTCTGGCGGTTTCCGCCGGCTTCTACCGGCCGGATAGCGGCCAGGTCATGGTGAAAAGCCAAAGCCTTCTGGAGCTTGAGACCAACGAAATCCGCGGACACCGCATTGGCCTGATCACTCAGCGTTACAGCCTGCGTGGCGACCTTGACGCGCTGACCAATCTGACCTTCACCATGCGCGCTTCCGGACGCACGTTCCTTAAGCCGATTCCCGTCGTGGCGCGTGATGTACTGAAGTATGTCGATTTCGGTGAAGCGGCCACCGGGGTGAAAGCGACCGACCTCAAACCAGTCGATCAGCGTCGACTGGCCATCGCGCGGGCTATCTGCTGTGAGGCCACCGTCATTCTCGCCGACGACCCGGTCGGCGGCCTGAAAGGCGATGACCGCGAAGCCATCCTCGGCCTGCTTTCGCGTATCGCGCACGCTCAGGACCCGAAGCGCTGCGTCATCGTTCTGGTTCCCGGCTTTGGCGCGGAAAGTGCCGAAACCGCCAGCAACAGCACAGCTGAAGACACCGATTCCGACGCTGAGGCAGACGAATACACCAGCGAAACGGATTATGAAGCCAAGGCCGACAAGGTCTACTCGTTCTGA
- a CDS encoding HD domain-containing protein, translating into MTGYIPTLAQADELHHKIAPSKAAYDLIHTHCVIIATITRQLVRRQNALFVRRCTLPKDAPELIGKSLDDASDAYDGNDSGIQADASVGGNNGGTNAKTDAKSGDEIHVTPALMAQKRNNGSLLGTIKATVPPTDGVSGGTVPPRLLDENLAVVGAMLHDIGTYLVLKHDGSDGGKLQFDGPNYILHGLRGYDWLTSQGVDESIAQFARNHTGVGLTREQVVAQGLPLPPADYVPMNLEQEVVMVADKYNSKSIPPRFLTAEAYARKARRFGVDNEQAWLDLVKKYGVPDIPALAKKFDMKLDA; encoded by the coding sequence ATGACCGGATATATTCCTACACTTGCGCAGGCGGACGAGCTGCATCACAAGATCGCACCTTCCAAAGCAGCCTACGACCTTATCCATACCCATTGCGTCATCATCGCGACGATCACCCGCCAGCTGGTGCGGCGGCAGAACGCGCTGTTCGTGCGGCGCTGTACGTTGCCCAAGGACGCGCCGGAACTCATCGGGAAATCTCTGGATGATGCTTCTGATGCTTACGACGGCAATGACAGTGGTATTCAAGCTGACGCTTCTGTCGGAGGCAACAATGGTGGCACCAACGCCAAAACGGATGCCAAGAGTGGCGACGAAATACATGTCACCCCTGCGCTGATGGCCCAGAAACGCAATAACGGCAGTCTTTTAGGCACCATCAAAGCAACCGTGCCGCCAACAGACGGGGTGAGTGGCGGCACCGTGCCGCCACGTCTGCTTGACGAGAACCTCGCCGTGGTGGGGGCCATGCTCCATGACATCGGCACCTACCTCGTGCTCAAACATGACGGGTCGGACGGCGGAAAGCTGCAATTCGACGGGCCGAACTATATCCTGCACGGGTTGCGTGGATACGACTGGCTAACTAGCCAAGGCGTGGACGAATCCATCGCGCAATTCGCTCGCAACCATACGGGAGTAGGGCTGACGCGTGAGCAGGTCGTCGCGCAAGGGCTGCCGTTGCCTCCGGCCGACTACGTGCCGATGAACCTGGAGCAAGAGGTGGTGATGGTGGCCGACAAATACAACAGCAAGTCCATCCCGCCGCGCTTCCTTACCGCCGAGGCCTACGCGCGCAAGGCCCGGCGCTTTGGCGTCGACAACGAGCAGGCGTGGCTTGACCTCGTCAAGAAGTATGGAGTTCCCGACATCCCCGCGCTCGCCAAAAAGTTCGATATGAAGCTGGACGCATAG
- a CDS encoding LacI family DNA-binding transcriptional regulator: MRSRVTIKDVAKEAGVSIKTVSNALNGTGSMRPSTRERVLKAMHNLGYTVNVSARSLKTGSSKLIGLAVFDFLQPFSSYLANQIIDVARERGYGVIVSTYASGGPGIPSIIEETYRLGADGWIFFTDTALADEAAILSQPYPTVLAGDYSAYGKADLVTMPNVDALEKTTGDLLDRGYRSVALVGAPADRDWKRLLDAKEGTQELRIQGYARAFERRGLEVDWSKVISVYPLNSVSGVQAGDKLLEGERPDAVVCLDDALAFGMMNELQRHGCRIPEDIAVVGFDNVPEGAFSTPRLTTIDPHTDEYARKAVEMLIERIEGYSGAPRTFVSDFSLIERDSTKA; the protein is encoded by the coding sequence ATGCGTTCCAGAGTGACGATTAAAGATGTGGCAAAGGAGGCAGGAGTCTCCATCAAAACCGTCTCCAATGCGCTCAATGGAACAGGAAGCATGCGTCCCTCCACGCGCGAACGTGTTTTGAAAGCGATGCACAATCTGGGCTATACCGTCAACGTTTCGGCAAGGTCGCTGAAAACAGGAAGTTCAAAACTCATCGGGTTGGCTGTATTCGACTTTTTGCAACCCTTCTCTTCCTACCTTGCCAATCAGATTATCGACGTTGCCCGTGAACGTGGCTATGGGGTCATTGTCAGCACCTACGCATCCGGGGGACCGGGTATTCCTTCCATCATCGAGGAGACTTATCGGCTTGGTGCGGATGGATGGATTTTCTTCACCGATACCGCATTGGCGGATGAAGCCGCGATTCTTTCCCAGCCTTATCCGACGGTGCTGGCCGGCGATTACAGCGCATACGGCAAAGCGGATTTGGTGACGATGCCCAATGTCGATGCATTGGAAAAGACGACGGGTGACCTGCTTGATCGGGGTTATCGTTCCGTGGCGTTGGTCGGAGCTCCTGCCGATCGGGACTGGAAACGGCTGCTTGATGCGAAGGAAGGTACTCAAGAGCTCAGAATCCAAGGTTATGCTCGTGCGTTTGAACGGCGGGGCCTTGAAGTCGACTGGTCGAAAGTCATATCGGTTTATCCGCTCAACAGTGTTTCGGGCGTACAGGCCGGGGACAAATTGTTGGAAGGCGAGCGTCCCGATGCCGTGGTCTGTCTGGATGATGCGTTGGCGTTCGGCATGATGAATGAGCTGCAGAGGCATGGATGCAGAATCCCCGAGGATATCGCGGTAGTCGGATTCGATAATGTTCCGGAAGGGGCTTTTTCGACGCCTCGGTTGACCACGATAGATCCCCATACGGATGAATATGCCCGTAAGGCGGTTGAAATGCTTATCGAACGCATTGAGGGTTATAGTGGTGCTCCGCGCACGTTCGTTTCCGATTTCTCTCTGATTGAACGAGATTCGACCAAAGCCTAG
- a CDS encoding carbohydrate ABC transporter permease: MKQNQNIDKGQKINRGHQITAKVFMVICILYFILPVWWLIVAATKNNAGLFMGTGGPMWFDKHFALWDNIKELTTYQDGIYWRWLFNSLLYALVGGVGATALSVMAGYGFAKFRFRGRKVYFNIVLGALMIPTTALVIPTFIIMTKIGMNDTIWAVILPSLLSPFGTYLMRVYCTSSLPDEMMEAARVDGAGEMRTFFQVSLPIMTPAITTVFLLSVVNCWNNYFLPQVVLANTKLFPITVGLTQWQAKSNAGAGVEQVWNLITCGAFISVIPLVLAFLFLQRYWVGGITAGAVKQ; encoded by the coding sequence ATGAAACAGAATCAGAATATCGATAAAGGTCAGAAGATCAACAGGGGGCATCAGATCACCGCCAAGGTCTTCATGGTGATCTGCATTCTCTACTTCATTCTGCCGGTCTGGTGGCTTATCGTCGCCGCCACCAAGAACAACGCCGGGTTGTTCATGGGCACTGGCGGCCCGATGTGGTTCGACAAGCATTTCGCTTTGTGGGACAACATCAAGGAACTCACCACTTACCAGGATGGCATCTACTGGCGTTGGCTGTTCAATTCGCTGCTCTACGCTTTGGTCGGCGGTGTCGGTGCGACGGCATTGTCGGTTATGGCGGGTTATGGGTTCGCCAAATTCCGTTTCCGTGGCCGCAAGGTGTACTTCAACATCGTTCTCGGCGCGTTGATGATTCCGACCACGGCATTGGTCATTCCCACGTTCATCATCATGACGAAGATCGGAATGAACGATACGATCTGGGCGGTTATCCTGCCTTCCTTGCTTTCTCCGTTCGGCACGTACCTGATGCGCGTGTACTGCACGTCTTCTCTGCCTGACGAGATGATGGAAGCGGCGCGAGTCGACGGTGCCGGCGAGATGAGGACCTTCTTCCAGGTTTCGCTGCCGATCATGACCCCGGCCATCACCACGGTTTTCCTGCTTTCCGTGGTCAATTGCTGGAACAACTACTTCCTGCCTCAGGTCGTGCTCGCCAATACCAAGCTCTTCCCGATTACAGTGGGTCTGACCCAATGGCAGGCCAAGTCCAACGCCGGTGCGGGTGTGGAGCAGGTGTGGAATCTCATCACCTGCGGCGCCTTCATCTCAGTGATTCCGCTGGTTCTGGCGTTCCTCTTCCTGCAGCGCTATTGGGTAGGCGGCATTACCGCCGGAGCTGTGAAGCAGTAG
- a CDS encoding sugar ABC transporter permease, protein MSKKKNNVVPHGTKSLSTTKANRWGWIFTAPFGIVFILFLVVPLVYAFFVSLYSYTQVRGTVFTGLANYKRVFTDPIFLNGLKLVVLYTIVMVPIQLLFALLLALVLDSVKSKFASVSRLLYFLPYAIPVVIGALMWGFLYSKDMGPFTSFFQLFGMKAPDFLAPGSIFGSLVNMVTWQWTGYYMVILYSALQSIPTDLYESARIDGASEVKIALKIKVPMITSSMVMVTIFALIGTLQFYTEPMVLRNNANSAIPPEYTPNMYAQALEFNYNQMNYAATVSFALGLLVVIFSVVFMVLTRKQSGLED, encoded by the coding sequence ATGTCGAAAAAGAAAAATAATGTTGTGCCGCATGGTACCAAGTCGTTGTCGACGACAAAGGCGAACCGCTGGGGCTGGATATTCACTGCCCCGTTCGGCATCGTGTTTATCCTGTTCCTTGTCGTTCCGCTTGTCTATGCGTTCTTTGTTTCGCTATACAGCTATACGCAGGTCCGTGGTACGGTATTCACCGGGCTTGCCAACTATAAAAGGGTGTTCACCGATCCTATTTTCCTGAATGGTCTGAAATTGGTTGTGCTCTACACCATCGTGATGGTGCCCATTCAGCTTTTGTTCGCGCTTCTGCTGGCGCTCGTGCTCGACAGTGTGAAGTCCAAATTCGCATCGGTTTCCCGCCTGCTTTACTTCTTGCCGTATGCCATTCCTGTGGTTATCGGCGCGCTTATGTGGGGCTTCCTGTATTCAAAGGATATGGGGCCTTTCACTTCGTTCTTCCAACTGTTCGGCATGAAAGCGCCTGATTTCCTTGCTCCGGGCAGCATCTTCGGTTCGCTGGTCAACATGGTCACCTGGCAATGGACCGGCTATTATATGGTCATTCTCTATTCTGCGTTGCAGTCGATTCCGACGGATCTTTACGAGTCCGCCCGAATCGATGGGGCTTCGGAAGTCAAGATAGCTTTGAAGATCAAGGTCCCGATGATCACCAGCTCGATGGTCATGGTCACCATCTTCGCGTTGATCGGCACGTTGCAGTTCTACACCGAGCCGATGGTCTTGAGAAACAACGCGAACTCCGCGATACCACCTGAATATACGCCGAACATGTATGCGCAGGCTTTGGAATTCAACTACAACCAAATGAACTATGCCGCGACGGTCTCGTTCGCACTCGGCCTTCTGGTGGTCATCTTCAGCGTGGTGTTCATGGTATTGACGCGCAAGCAGTCTGGATTGGAGGACTGA
- a CDS encoding extracellular solute-binding protein yields the protein MRSINKALGLVLAGAMALSVGACGSGSDSGSKAAGSDAHANDSAKCINKVKNPKAEKVTLWSWYPQVEKLIDHFNETHNDVQVCWTSSDQSAKAYSRFSTAIKAKSGAADIVQLEYAMMPQYASGVEKHLVDLNKYGVGKIKNNYTPGAWKDVQLGGNKSVYGVPVDIGPVVMYYRKDIFDKYGVKIPTTWDEYEKAGLELKAKGYQGHIGNWQPNGTLFNYAYYDQAGGKVFKYSANDPEKVGIDVNSASVKKVVTFWQKMAKEGIVATDDTDTAAWNKKNVDGSYATIIHASWMVGYLNGLSGVQDGSIWQVAKAPGWTANDPAINCGGSALTVTDQAKDTKQAAKVAMEFFGDDQAQDIAVNDSGLYPTWQKKLQSQAFLNRGEKFFNNQQINKIIAPVAQNYKGYQFLPFQTYANDEQTKTLASILRDGANVSTKLDAWEKTLSTYAKQQGFTVE from the coding sequence ATGAGAAGTATCAACAAGGCATTGGGCCTCGTCCTTGCGGGCGCCATGGCCCTGTCTGTTGGAGCATGCGGTTCGGGTTCTGACAGCGGCTCGAAGGCGGCCGGCAGCGACGCGCATGCCAATGATTCCGCCAAGTGCATCAATAAGGTAAAGAATCCCAAGGCCGAAAAGGTGACTCTTTGGTCTTGGTATCCCCAGGTCGAGAAGCTGATCGACCATTTCAACGAAACCCATAACGACGTGCAGGTCTGCTGGACAAGCTCCGATCAGTCCGCCAAGGCGTATTCGCGCTTCAGCACCGCCATCAAGGCCAAGTCCGGAGCCGCGGACATCGTGCAGCTCGAATATGCCATGATGCCGCAGTACGCTTCAGGCGTTGAGAAGCATCTCGTAGACCTGAACAAGTACGGGGTCGGCAAAATCAAGAACAACTACACTCCAGGTGCTTGGAAGGACGTCCAGTTGGGCGGCAACAAGAGCGTCTATGGTGTGCCGGTGGATATCGGCCCGGTCGTGATGTATTACCGCAAGGACATCTTCGACAAGTACGGCGTGAAGATTCCGACGACTTGGGACGAGTACGAGAAGGCCGGCCTTGAGCTCAAGGCCAAGGGCTATCAGGGCCACATCGGCAACTGGCAGCCTAACGGCACCCTGTTCAACTACGCCTATTACGATCAGGCCGGCGGCAAGGTCTTCAAGTATTCCGCGAACGACCCCGAAAAGGTCGGCATCGATGTCAATTCCGCTTCGGTCAAGAAGGTCGTCACCTTCTGGCAGAAGATGGCCAAGGAAGGTATCGTCGCCACCGATGATACGGATACCGCGGCTTGGAACAAGAAGAACGTCGACGGCTCTTATGCCACCATCATCCATGCTTCGTGGATGGTCGGCTACCTCAATGGGCTTTCCGGTGTCCAGGACGGTTCGATCTGGCAGGTCGCAAAGGCCCCGGGTTGGACTGCGAACGACCCGGCCATCAACTGCGGCGGTTCGGCCCTTACGGTGACCGATCAGGCCAAGGACACCAAGCAGGCCGCCAAGGTCGCCATGGAGTTCTTCGGTGACGATCAGGCCCAGGACATCGCCGTCAACGATTCCGGTCTGTATCCGACCTGGCAGAAGAAGCTGCAGTCTCAGGCGTTCCTGAACCGTGGTGAGAAGTTCTTCAACAACCAGCAGATCAACAAGATCATCGCCCCGGTTGCCCAGAACTACAAGGGCTATCAGTTCCTGCCCTTCCAGACCTATGCCAATGATGAGCAGACCAAGACTTTGGCCTCGATTCTGCGCGATGGCGCCAATGTGAGCACCAAGCTTGATGCTTGGGAGAAGACACTGAGCACCTATGCCAAGCAGCAGGGCTTCACGGTCGAGTAA